The following are encoded in a window of Mycolicibacterium tusciae JS617 genomic DNA:
- a CDS encoding SGNH/GDSL hydrolase family protein produces the protein MRRYVALGSSMAAGPGIRPTADGAPLTAGRSARNYPHLVADRLGFDLVDVTYSGATTANVLTERQFGAPPQIEALDGTEDLITVTIGGNNVGYVPLLFAAGVPRLIRKLPLLGRQLRAQLDPVARDRALEVVAESLKEVGRTLRRRSPEARVLFVDYLTLLPPPGTAAPPLADADATTGRHVAAGLARATAEAAADTGCELVRVAEHSIAHHAWSADPWTTGMGLPVPGRPAPLHPNAEGMRAVADLVVAQVCSRGGAGAG, from the coding sequence ATGAGAAGGTATGTGGCACTGGGCAGTTCGATGGCTGCCGGGCCGGGTATCCGGCCCACGGCCGACGGTGCACCGCTGACAGCGGGCCGCTCGGCGCGCAACTATCCACATCTGGTCGCCGACAGGCTGGGCTTCGACCTCGTCGATGTGACGTACTCCGGTGCGACTACCGCGAATGTGCTCACCGAGCGGCAGTTCGGCGCACCGCCGCAGATCGAGGCGCTCGATGGGACAGAGGATCTGATCACCGTGACCATCGGCGGCAACAACGTCGGCTATGTGCCGCTGTTGTTCGCAGCCGGCGTGCCGCGGCTGATTCGTAAGCTGCCGCTGCTGGGTCGTCAGTTGCGTGCGCAACTCGACCCCGTGGCCCGCGATCGCGCGCTGGAGGTGGTCGCCGAGTCGCTGAAGGAGGTCGGGCGAACGCTGCGACGACGCTCACCCGAAGCAAGGGTTTTGTTCGTGGACTACCTGACGCTGCTGCCCCCACCCGGTACTGCCGCGCCGCCCCTGGCCGACGCCGACGCCACGACCGGGCGTCACGTGGCGGCCGGGTTGGCGAGGGCCACCGCCGAGGCCGCGGCCGACACGGGCTGTGAGTTGGTGCGCGTCGCCGAGCACAGCATCGCCCACCATGCATGGTCCGCCGATCCATGGACAACGGGAATGGGTCTGCCTGTGCCCGGTCGTCCCGCACCGCTGCACCCCAACGCGGAAGGTATGCGGGCGGTCGCCGATCTCGTTGTCGCGCAGGTATGCAGTCGTGGTGGCGCCGGGGCGGGATAA
- a CDS encoding thiazole synthase codes for MADTKLTVAGREFGSRLILGTGGAANLSVLEEALVASGTELTTVAMRRVDSEGGTGVLDLLSRLGITPLPNTAGCRGAAEAVLTAQLAREALQTDWVKLEVIADERTLLPDAVELIRAAEQLVDDGFVVLPYTNDDPVLARRLEDAGCAAVMPLGSPIGTGLGIANPHNIAMIVEHASVPVVLDAGIGTASDAALAMELGCDAVLLATAVTRAADPPTMAAAMALAVTAGYLARQAGRIPKRFWAQASSPTL; via the coding sequence GTGGCTGACACGAAGCTGACGGTCGCCGGCCGCGAGTTCGGTTCGCGTCTCATCCTCGGCACGGGCGGCGCGGCCAACCTGTCCGTCCTGGAAGAGGCGCTGGTGGCGTCGGGTACCGAACTGACGACGGTGGCGATGCGCCGCGTCGACAGCGAGGGTGGCACCGGCGTGCTGGATCTGTTGAGCCGTCTGGGCATCACGCCGTTGCCGAACACAGCCGGCTGCCGGGGCGCTGCGGAGGCGGTGCTGACCGCCCAGCTCGCGCGCGAAGCGCTGCAGACCGACTGGGTCAAGCTCGAGGTCATCGCCGACGAACGGACGCTGCTGCCGGACGCCGTGGAGTTGATCAGGGCCGCAGAGCAGTTGGTCGACGACGGATTCGTCGTGCTGCCGTACACCAACGACGATCCGGTGCTCGCACGCCGGCTCGAGGACGCCGGCTGCGCGGCCGTCATGCCATTGGGCTCGCCGATCGGAACCGGGCTGGGTATCGCCAACCCCCACAACATCGCGATGATCGTCGAACACGCTTCGGTGCCGGTGGTGCTCGACGCAGGCATCGGCACCGCGAGCGACGCCGCGCTGGCGATGGAGCTGGGCTGCGACGCGGTGCTTCTCGCGACGGCGGTCACCCGCGCCGCCGATCCGCCCACGATGGCCGCTGCGATGGCCTTGGCCGTCACCGCCGGATACCTGGCCCGTCAGGCGGGCCGGATCCCGAAGCGGTTCTGGGCGCAGGCGTCCAGTCCGACCCTCTGA
- the thiS gene encoding sulfur carrier protein ThiS, translated as MKITVNDEAVEVDEATTVAALLERLGFGVKGIAVAVDLSVLPRSEWQTTLADGARVEVVTAVQGG; from the coding sequence ATGAAAATTACGGTCAACGACGAAGCCGTGGAGGTCGACGAAGCGACGACCGTCGCCGCGTTGTTGGAACGGCTCGGATTCGGAGTCAAGGGCATCGCGGTGGCCGTGGACCTCTCGGTGCTTCCCCGGTCGGAATGGCAGACGACGCTCGCCGACGGCGCGCGGGTTGAGGTGGTGACGGCGGTGCAGGGTGGCTGA
- the thiO gene encoding glycine oxidase ThiO → MKGSVAVIGGGVIGLSVARRAALDGHAVHVHRSDEYGASWVAGGMLAPHSEGWPGEDRLLRLGLASLAMWNTEGRDGFLDGLPADVVTARESLVVAVDRADAADVKTVAEWLAAQGFPVTPTSAARDIEPMLAQGIRHGFRAETELAVDNRAVVHGLAAHCERLGVQWAPPVGALTEAWADTVVIANGIDAPSLWPGLPIRPVKGEVLRLRWRRGCMPVPQRVIRARVHGRQVYLVPRHDGVVVGATQYEHGRDTAPAVTGVRELLDDACAVMPSLGEYELAECCAGLRPMTPDGLPVVGRLDERTLVAGGHGRNGFLLAPWTAEAILGELNGAPLLEADLVGSAMRNQ, encoded by the coding sequence ATGAAGGGATCAGTAGCCGTCATCGGCGGCGGCGTCATCGGGCTGTCAGTGGCGCGACGGGCCGCACTCGACGGCCATGCCGTGCATGTCCACCGCAGCGACGAGTACGGCGCATCCTGGGTGGCGGGCGGAATGCTCGCCCCGCACAGTGAGGGCTGGCCCGGCGAGGATCGGCTGCTGCGGCTGGGGCTGGCGTCGCTGGCCATGTGGAACACCGAGGGGCGCGACGGTTTCCTCGACGGCCTACCCGCGGATGTCGTCACCGCGCGGGAGTCGCTGGTGGTCGCCGTCGACCGCGCCGACGCCGCCGATGTGAAGACGGTCGCCGAGTGGTTGGCAGCACAGGGCTTTCCGGTCACGCCCACGTCGGCTGCGCGCGACATCGAACCGATGCTCGCGCAGGGCATCCGTCACGGCTTTCGCGCTGAAACCGAACTGGCCGTGGACAATCGGGCGGTTGTCCATGGCCTCGCCGCGCACTGCGAACGGCTCGGGGTGCAGTGGGCGCCGCCGGTCGGCGCGCTGACCGAGGCGTGGGCGGACACCGTGGTGATCGCGAACGGTATCGACGCGCCGTCGCTGTGGCCCGGATTGCCGATCCGCCCGGTGAAGGGTGAAGTGCTTCGGCTGCGCTGGCGCCGGGGATGTATGCCGGTGCCGCAGCGCGTGATCCGCGCCCGCGTGCACGGGCGCCAGGTGTACCTCGTGCCGCGGCACGACGGCGTGGTCGTCGGCGCCACCCAGTACGAACACGGCCGGGACACCGCACCCGCCGTCACCGGTGTGCGGGAGCTGCTCGACGACGCCTGTGCGGTGATGCCTTCGCTCGGGGAGTATGAACTCGCCGAATGCTGTGCCGGTCTGCGACCGATGACGCCTGACGGGCTGCCTGTCGTCGGCCGCCTCGACGAGCGCACGCTGGTAGCGGGTGGACACGGTCGCAACGGATTTCTGCTGGCGCCGTGGACGGCCGAGGCGATACTAGGGGAGCTGAACGGTGCTCCGTTGCTCGAAGCTGATTTGGTGGGAAGTGCGATGAGGAACCAATGA
- the thiE gene encoding thiamine phosphate synthase has protein sequence MHKPSDRPRSRLAEAQLYLCTDARRERGDLAEFADAALAGGVDIIQLRDKGSPGEQQFGPLEAREELEVLAVLADAARRHDALLAVNDRADIAVAAGADVLHLGQDDLPLAVARSIIGSGPLIGRSTHDNAQVAAATSEDVDYFCVGPCWPTPTKPGRAAPGLDLVRTAAQNRTSKPWFAIGGIDSARLDEVIAAGARRVVVVRAITAADDPRAAARLLKDQLRLAC, from the coding sequence GTGCACAAACCTTCAGATCGTCCACGCTCACGTCTAGCCGAAGCGCAGCTGTACCTGTGCACCGACGCCAGGCGTGAGCGCGGCGACCTGGCCGAATTCGCCGACGCGGCGCTGGCAGGCGGCGTCGACATCATCCAGTTGCGGGACAAGGGCTCGCCGGGTGAGCAACAGTTCGGGCCGCTGGAGGCGCGGGAAGAACTCGAGGTGCTGGCCGTCCTCGCCGATGCCGCACGCCGCCACGACGCGCTGCTGGCGGTCAACGATCGGGCCGACATCGCGGTGGCCGCGGGTGCGGATGTACTACACCTGGGCCAAGACGACCTGCCGCTGGCCGTCGCACGCAGCATCATCGGCAGCGGTCCGCTGATCGGCCGATCCACCCATGACAACGCCCAGGTGGCCGCTGCGACGTCAGAAGATGTCGACTACTTCTGTGTGGGGCCGTGCTGGCCTACGCCGACAAAACCGGGCCGCGCCGCCCCGGGCCTTGACCTGGTGCGCACCGCGGCGCAGAACCGAACTTCCAAACCGTGGTTCGCCATCGGCGGGATCGATTCGGCGCGGCTGGATGAGGTCATCGCCGCGGGGGCACGCCGCGTCGTCGTGGTGCGCGCAATCACCGCGGCTGACGATCCCCGCGCGGCGGCGCGACTACTGAAAGACCAGCTCAGACTTGCTTGTTGA
- a CDS encoding NUDIX hydrolase encodes MRGDGDGWVVSDSGAWFWGRHGAAGLMLRAPHHDGSAAVLLQHRAAWSHQGGTWGLPGGARDSHETVEQAAIREAHEEAGLSEDQLTVRTKVITKEVFGDNDCYWSYTTVIADAPQQLATTPNRESAELRWVAEDEVADLPLHPGFAASWAQLRTESAAIPLLVNKQV; translated from the coding sequence GTGCGCGGCGATGGTGATGGCTGGGTGGTGTCCGACTCCGGCGCGTGGTTTTGGGGTCGGCACGGCGCGGCCGGCCTGATGCTACGGGCGCCGCACCACGACGGTTCTGCGGCCGTGCTGTTGCAACACCGTGCGGCATGGAGTCACCAGGGCGGAACGTGGGGTCTGCCAGGCGGTGCACGGGACAGCCACGAAACCGTCGAGCAGGCCGCCATCAGAGAAGCACACGAAGAGGCCGGGCTGTCCGAAGACCAGCTCACCGTCCGTACCAAGGTCATCACCAAAGAGGTGTTCGGCGACAACGACTGCTACTGGAGCTACACGACCGTCATCGCCGACGCGCCGCAGCAGCTGGCAACCACACCCAATCGGGAGAGTGCCGAACTTCGTTGGGTTGCCGAGGACGAGGTCGCCGACTTACCGCTGCACCCCGGCTTCGCCGCCAGCTGGGCGCAGTTGCGCACCGAGTCCGCAGCCATCCCATTGCTCGTCAACAAGCAAGTCTGA
- the glnX gene encoding protein kinase G-activating protein GlnX, whose translation MTVELAHPSTEPLASRSPTTPAHPRWWFLWTTPGRILSIGVVLSALVIASAFATSTTINDRQAALTTVLNHTEPLAFAAGQLYTTLSVADAAAATAFIAGAEPRDVRQRYEQAITDASVAVTRASSGLTDEPMVQLLGRVNAELSMYTGLVETARTNNRAGNPVGSSYLSEASALMQTKILPDAQRLYEETSLRVDAETTASTRIPGPVILVVLATLLFGVFANRWLARRTRRRINIGFIAGGLAVLIMLVWVGTALIISTADSRSAKDTAAESLKTVTNLAITAQQARADETLSLIRRGDEDVRKQSYYQRIDVMQQQLSDYLARDDVIDKTDLADAEALLKRWRAADDRINAYIAVGNYQAATQVALGTGEDDSTPAFNKLDDALGKGIEESRSQLRSDILNAHRVLSGATVGAAVLSVVAALAVALGLWPRLSEYR comes from the coding sequence GTGACTGTGGAGTTGGCGCACCCGTCGACGGAGCCTCTCGCGTCGCGGTCGCCCACAACACCAGCGCACCCACGCTGGTGGTTCCTCTGGACCACCCCGGGCCGGATTCTGAGTATCGGTGTCGTGCTGTCCGCGTTGGTGATCGCCAGCGCCTTTGCCACCTCGACGACGATCAACGACCGGCAAGCCGCACTGACGACCGTTCTCAACCACACCGAACCATTGGCGTTCGCCGCCGGACAGCTCTACACGACGCTGTCGGTTGCCGACGCCGCGGCGGCCACGGCGTTCATCGCCGGCGCCGAACCGCGTGACGTCCGGCAGCGCTACGAGCAGGCAATCACCGATGCCTCGGTGGCGGTCACTCGGGCGTCGAGCGGGCTGACTGACGAGCCGATGGTGCAGTTGCTAGGCCGGGTCAACGCCGAACTCTCGATGTACACCGGGCTGGTCGAGACGGCGCGCACCAACAACCGGGCCGGAAATCCCGTCGGTTCCTCGTACCTGTCCGAGGCGTCGGCGTTGATGCAGACCAAGATCCTGCCCGACGCGCAGCGGCTCTACGAGGAGACCTCGCTCCGGGTGGACGCCGAGACGACGGCCTCGACGAGGATTCCCGGGCCGGTGATCCTCGTCGTACTCGCGACGCTGTTGTTCGGTGTCTTCGCCAATCGGTGGCTGGCCCGCCGGACCCGTCGGCGAATCAACATCGGCTTCATCGCGGGCGGGCTGGCGGTGCTGATCATGCTGGTGTGGGTAGGAACGGCGCTGATCATCTCGACCGCCGACAGCCGCAGCGCGAAAGACACTGCGGCCGAATCGCTGAAGACCGTCACCAATCTCGCGATCACCGCGCAGCAGGCCCGAGCCGACGAGACCCTTTCGCTGATTCGCCGTGGCGACGAGGACGTCCGCAAGCAGTCCTATTACCAGCGCATCGATGTCATGCAGCAGCAGCTCTCGGACTATCTCGCCCGCGATGACGTCATCGACAAGACCGATTTGGCCGATGCCGAGGCGCTGCTCAAGCGGTGGCGTGCGGCCGACGACCGGATCAACGCATACATCGCGGTCGGTAACTACCAGGCCGCGACACAGGTGGCACTCGGCACCGGTGAAGACGACTCCACCCCCGCGTTCAACAAGCTCGACGACGCGCTCGGCAAGGGCATCGAGGAAAGTCGCAGTCAGCTCCGCAGCGACATCCTCAACGCCCACCGCGTGCTGTCCGGCGCGACCGTCGGTGCCGCGGTGCTGTCGGTCGTGGCGGCGTTGGCGGTGGCGCTGGGGTTGTGGCCACGGTTGAGTGAGTACCGGTGA
- a CDS encoding glutamate ABC transporter substrate-binding protein → MSTFRKLTAVLATTVVLAGCAQASSVLQTPGVTLPPPTPAGMQEVPPEIVRVPAEPEDECDRTASLRPFNNRADAEAAVDNIRNRGRLIVGLDIGSNLFSFRDPITGEITGFDVDIAGEIARDIFGTPSQVEYRILSSADRIAGLQNNQVDVVVKTMTITCERKKLVNFSTVYFNANQRILAARDSTISEPSDLSGKRVCVAKGTTSLRRIQEITPPPIIVGVVAWADCLVALQQRQADAVSTDDSILAGLVAQDPYLHIVGPSLNEEPYGIGINLQNTGLVRFVNGTLERIRRDGTWNTLYRKWLTVLGPAPAPPVARYSG, encoded by the coding sequence ATGTCGACCTTCAGGAAGCTCACGGCTGTCCTCGCCACGACGGTGGTGCTGGCGGGCTGCGCGCAGGCGTCGTCGGTGCTTCAGACTCCCGGTGTCACGCTTCCTCCGCCGACTCCCGCGGGCATGCAGGAGGTGCCGCCCGAAATCGTGCGTGTCCCAGCCGAACCCGAAGACGAGTGTGACCGCACCGCGAGCCTGCGGCCGTTCAACAACCGGGCCGACGCCGAAGCGGCGGTCGACAACATCCGCAACCGCGGGCGGCTGATCGTCGGACTCGACATCGGCAGCAACCTGTTCTCCTTCCGCGACCCGATCACCGGTGAGATCACGGGGTTCGACGTCGACATCGCCGGCGAGATCGCCCGCGATATCTTCGGCACCCCATCACAGGTCGAGTACCGCATCCTGTCATCGGCCGACCGGATCGCCGGGTTGCAGAACAACCAGGTGGACGTCGTCGTCAAGACGATGACGATCACGTGCGAGCGCAAGAAGCTCGTCAACTTCTCCACGGTGTACTTCAATGCCAACCAGCGGATCCTGGCAGCGCGCGATTCGACGATCTCGGAGCCGTCGGACCTGTCCGGTAAGCGGGTATGCGTCGCGAAGGGTACGACGTCACTGCGGCGGATCCAGGAGATCACCCCGCCGCCGATCATCGTCGGCGTCGTCGCGTGGGCAGACTGCCTGGTGGCATTGCAACAGAGGCAGGCCGACGCGGTCAGCACCGACGACTCCATACTGGCCGGACTGGTGGCGCAGGACCCCTACCTCCACATCGTCGGGCCCAGCCTCAACGAAGAGCCCTACGGAATCGGAATCAACCTGCAGAACACCGGGCTGGTGCGCTTCGTCAACGGCACGCTGGAGCGCATCCGTCGCGACGGAACGTGGAACACGTTGTACCGCAAGTGGTTGACGGTGCTCGGCCCCGCCCCCGCACCACCAGTGGCAAGGTATTCGGGCTGA
- a CDS encoding serine/threonine-protein kinase PknG → MAEAHSEEFDTAGPGTQPASLDDLESDSVATMRPMATQAVFRPHFDDDSEGMEVGTGETEPQEHTTATRALSPTRRLGGGLVEIPRVRAKDPLEALMTNPVVAESKRFCWNCGRPVGRSSGGRREEGRADGDALSEGWCPHCGSAYSFLPQLIPGDMVNDQYEIKGCIAHGGLGWVYLAFDHNVNERPVVLKGLVHSGDAEAQKIAMLERQFLAEVTHPGIVKIYNFVEHDDKHGNSVGYIVMEYVGGTSLKQAQGEKAPVAQAIGYMLEILPALGYLHSIGLTYNDLKPENIMITEEQLKLIDLGAVSPINSFGYLYGTPGYQAPEIVRTGPTVATDIYTVGRTLASLTLNMRTRKGRYIDGLPEDDPVLADYDSFGRLLRRAIDPDPRRRFASAEEMTSQLLGVLREVVARDTGVPRPGLSTVFSRSRSTFGIDLLVAHTDVYLDGQVHSERLTAQEIVKALQVPLVDPADIAAPVLSANVLSQPVQTLDSLRAARHGALDSEGIDLSQSVELPLMEVRALLDLGDVAKATRKLDDLAERVGWRWRLVWFRAVAAMLTSDYDSATKHFTEVLDTLPGELAPKLALAATAELAGAQIDEAPQRKFYDTVWSTDNGVISAGFGLARSESAAGNRDGAVRTLDQVPVMSRHFTTARLTSAVTLLSGRSTNEVTEQHIRDAARRVEALPDTEPRVLQIRALVLGTAMDWLADNTASTNHILGFPFTEHGLALGVESSLRSLARVAPTQGHRYALVDLANSVRPTSTF, encoded by the coding sequence ATGGCCGAGGCGCATTCAGAAGAATTCGATACAGCCGGACCGGGCACCCAACCGGCCAGCCTTGACGACCTGGAATCGGACAGCGTCGCGACAATGCGGCCGATGGCCACCCAGGCCGTCTTCCGTCCGCATTTCGACGACGACTCAGAGGGGATGGAGGTCGGCACCGGCGAGACCGAACCACAGGAGCACACGACGGCCACACGGGCGTTGTCGCCGACGCGCCGCCTCGGCGGCGGCCTCGTCGAGATCCCCCGTGTGCGTGCGAAGGATCCGCTTGAAGCGTTGATGACCAACCCGGTAGTCGCCGAGTCCAAGCGGTTCTGCTGGAACTGCGGCCGCCCGGTCGGCCGATCTTCGGGCGGGCGGCGGGAAGAGGGCCGAGCCGACGGCGACGCGCTGTCAGAGGGATGGTGCCCCCATTGTGGGAGTGCGTATTCCTTTCTGCCCCAACTGATTCCGGGCGACATGGTCAACGACCAGTACGAGATCAAGGGCTGTATCGCCCACGGCGGTCTCGGCTGGGTGTACCTGGCGTTCGATCACAACGTCAACGAACGCCCTGTCGTCCTCAAGGGGCTGGTGCATTCGGGTGACGCCGAAGCGCAGAAGATCGCGATGCTCGAGCGGCAATTCCTCGCCGAGGTCACCCACCCGGGGATCGTGAAGATCTACAACTTCGTCGAGCACGACGACAAGCACGGCAATTCAGTCGGCTACATCGTGATGGAGTACGTCGGCGGTACCTCGCTCAAGCAGGCCCAGGGCGAGAAGGCGCCCGTCGCGCAGGCCATCGGCTACATGCTGGAGATCCTGCCCGCCCTCGGCTATCTGCACTCGATCGGCCTGACCTACAACGACCTCAAGCCCGAGAACATCATGATCACCGAGGAACAGCTCAAGCTGATCGACCTCGGCGCGGTGTCGCCCATCAACTCGTTCGGCTACCTCTACGGCACACCGGGTTACCAGGCGCCGGAGATCGTGCGCACCGGCCCGACGGTCGCCACCGACATCTACACCGTCGGCCGCACCCTGGCGTCGCTCACATTGAACATGCGCACCCGCAAGGGCCGATACATCGACGGTCTGCCCGAGGACGATCCGGTGCTCGCCGACTACGACTCGTTCGGCCGACTGTTGCGCCGTGCGATCGACCCGGACCCGCGGCGACGGTTCGCCAGCGCCGAGGAGATGACCAGCCAGCTTCTGGGCGTGCTCCGCGAAGTGGTCGCCCGGGACACCGGGGTGCCGAGACCCGGTCTATCGACGGTGTTCTCCCGATCGCGTTCGACGTTCGGCATCGACCTGCTGGTAGCGCACACCGACGTGTACCTCGACGGGCAGGTGCACTCCGAGCGACTCACCGCCCAGGAGATCGTGAAGGCGTTGCAGGTGCCATTGGTCGATCCCGCGGACATCGCCGCCCCGGTGTTGTCGGCGAACGTGCTTTCACAACCCGTGCAGACGTTGGACTCGTTGCGCGCCGCCCGCCACGGTGCGCTCGATTCCGAGGGCATCGACCTGTCGCAGTCGGTCGAACTGCCGCTGATGGAGGTGCGGGCATTGCTCGACCTCGGCGATGTCGCGAAGGCCACCCGCAAGCTCGACGATCTCGCCGAGCGCGTCGGCTGGCGGTGGCGGCTGGTGTGGTTCCGCGCCGTGGCAGCGATGCTGACCTCCGACTACGACTCCGCCACAAAGCATTTCACGGAGGTGCTCGATACCCTGCCGGGTGAGTTGGCGCCCAAGCTTGCCCTGGCCGCCACCGCTGAGCTAGCAGGCGCTCAGATCGACGAAGCCCCGCAGCGCAAGTTCTACGACACGGTGTGGTCCACCGACAACGGCGTCATCTCGGCGGGCTTCGGATTGGCGCGTTCGGAGTCGGCGGCAGGAAACCGGGACGGTGCCGTGCGGACGCTGGATCAGGTGCCCGTCATGTCGAGGCACTTCACCACTGCGAGGCTGACGAGCGCCGTGACGTTGCTGTCCGGGCGTTCGACGAACGAGGTCACCGAACAACACATCCGCGACGCGGCGCGACGCGTTGAAGCGTTACCGGACACCGAGCCGCGAGTGCTGCAGATCCGGGCGCTGGTGCTGGGCACCGCGATGGATTGGCTGGCCGACAACACCGCGAGCACCAACCACATCCTCGGCTTCCCGTTCACCGAACACGGGTTGGCGCTCGGCGTCGAATCGTCGCTGCGCAGCCTTGCGCGCGTCGCACCCACCCAGGGACACCGTTATGCACTGGTCGATCTGGCCAACAGCGTGCGCCCCACATCGACCTTCTGA
- a CDS encoding STAS domain-containing protein, translated as MFTAHRDAPATVTVVVEGEIDASNSRELAGYVQRHIVGAEHVILDLRLVDFLATAGFAALHNINVICCGSDATWVLQAGRQVRRLLAICDPDAALPLEKAPPLLTAVQ; from the coding sequence GTGTTCACGGCTCACCGTGACGCACCGGCGACGGTCACCGTCGTTGTCGAGGGCGAGATCGACGCGTCCAACAGCCGTGAACTCGCCGGCTACGTCCAGCGCCATATCGTAGGCGCGGAGCATGTCATCCTCGACCTGAGGCTGGTGGATTTTCTGGCCACCGCCGGTTTCGCCGCACTGCACAACATCAACGTGATCTGTTGCGGAAGCGACGCCACGTGGGTGTTGCAGGCGGGCAGACAGGTCCGTCGTCTCCTGGCGATCTGCGATCCGGACGCTGCCCTGCCGCTCGAGAAGGCGCCGCCACTGCTCACCGCAGTTCAGTAA
- a CDS encoding FitA-like ribbon-helix-helix domain-containing protein has protein sequence MPTIQVREIPEDVYEVIRKRARTAGRSIQSYMRDWIIDFAVSPTTEEALAAMEAALEASDTNGATRQSILADLAADRR, from the coding sequence ATGCCGACAATTCAGGTCCGGGAGATCCCCGAAGACGTGTACGAGGTGATTCGTAAGCGTGCTCGCACCGCCGGCCGGTCGATCCAGTCCTACATGCGGGACTGGATCATTGACTTCGCAGTCAGTCCGACGACCGAAGAGGCGCTCGCAGCGATGGAGGCCGCGCTGGAGGCGAGCGACACAAACGGGGCAACAAGGCAGTCGATCCTGGCCGACCTTGCTGCGGACCGGCGGTGA
- a CDS encoding type II toxin-antitoxin system VapC family toxin, which translates to MTDHVIDASALVFALIGKSAPAATLRAQLAGMRRHAPHLIDAEMGNVLRRHERAGHISGTEADTALRVAGRLVDHRYAHVGPLAKGAWSLRHSLSFYDALYVALASNLGVPLLTADIRLSRAPDLPCRTELV; encoded by the coding sequence GTGACTGACCACGTCATCGACGCGTCCGCCCTCGTGTTCGCGCTGATCGGCAAGTCGGCGCCCGCCGCTACCCTGCGGGCTCAACTGGCAGGCATGCGCCGGCACGCCCCACATCTGATCGACGCCGAGATGGGCAATGTGTTGCGCCGCCACGAACGGGCCGGCCATATCAGCGGTACCGAAGCCGACACCGCGCTGCGGGTAGCGGGGCGCCTCGTCGACCATCGCTATGCCCACGTTGGTCCGCTCGCGAAAGGGGCGTGGAGCCTGCGGCATAGCCTCAGCTTTTACGACGCGCTCTACGTCGCTCTTGCCAGCAACCTCGGCGTTCCCTTGCTTACCGCCGACATCCGGCTCAGCCGAGCACCCGATCTCCCATGCCGGACCGAACTCGTCTGA